The Candidatus Melainabacteria bacterium genomic interval ACGCCTGAAACTCCGATGGGTGCGCTAATGGTATCGTCGGAGGGCGCCTGTGCAGCCTACTACAACTTCGGCAACTTGCCGGAGCTGATGGCGATGAAAGACAAAAATGAGAGGGAGGAAGCACTGCTGTGACTTCGTCAACGCCGGGAATTCGCAAAAGGAGCGGCGTTCTGAGAGCCGAAACCATCAACATGTCTCATGGTGGTGGCGGCAAAGCGATGCGAGATTTGATCGAAGATGTCTTCCTGGGCAGTTTCGATAATCCACAACTGTCATTGCTCGAAGATCAAGCGAGTCTAGAGCTTTCGGCTCTCTCTTCACTGGGAGACCGCCTTGCCATCACCACAGACTCTTATGTCGTTGATCCAATATTTTTCAACGGAGCGGACATCGGCAAACTCGCTGTCTGCGGAACTGTCAACGACCTGGCAGTAGGTGGAGCTGTACCCCTGTTTCTGACATGCGGAATCATCATCGAAGAAGGGTTGTCTGTAACCGATCTGCGTCGCATCGTCGAATCTATGAAATCAGCCGCAGACAAAGCCGGAGTCAAAATCGTCACAGGCGACACTAAAGTAGTCGACCGAGGCGCTGCCGATAAGGTGTTTATAAACACGGCGGGAATTGGAGTCATTCCAACGCCATATAAAATTAGCTCGCATAATGCCCGCCCTGGCGATGTGGTCTTGATCAATGGCTACATCGGTGATCACGGCGCTGCAATCGTTGGAGCTAGAGGGGATCTGGCGATCGAAAACAATATTCAGAGCGATTGCCAGCCACTGAACGGTCTCATACAGGCGTTACTCAAGCGGTGCCCGGATGTTCGCTGCATGCGCGACGCCAC includes:
- the hypE gene encoding hydrogenase expression/formation protein HypE, yielding MSHGGGGKAMRDLIEDVFLGSFDNPQLSLLEDQASLELSALSSLGDRLAITTDSYVVDPIFFNGADIGKLAVCGTVNDLAVGGAVPLFLTCGIIIEEGLSVTDLRRIVESMKSAADKAGVKIVTGDTKVVDRGAADKVFINTAGIGVIPTPYKISSHNARPGDVVLINGYIGDHGAAIVGARGDLAIENNIQSDCQPLNGLIQALLKRCPDVRCMRDATRGGVASVLNEFAINSNVCIKIKESDIPIRPEVRGMCEILGLDPLYLANEGKVVVIVPEGSAQIALEAMSEHEFGTESAIIGRVFPAPEETVILQSSFGGERIVDMLVGDQLPRIC